A genomic stretch from Acropora palmata chromosome 13, jaAcrPala1.3, whole genome shotgun sequence includes:
- the LOC141864120 gene encoding uncharacterized protein LOC141864120 — MSSPLPSHQVSNVVSTPKLPSLQHRLHSPAAKSPTSAPVPSRQVSNIVSTPHLRSLQSRLHSTSAKSPTSSPLPSCQVSSTPQPPSLQRRLPSPGAKSPTSPPLSSRQVSNVISTPQPPSLQLQLQSPGTKSPTSSPLHICEVSNVIFSPQAPSLQRCLHCHAAKSPTSSPLPSRQVSNVVSTPHLPSLQSRLQTTSAKSPTLSPLPRREVSNVVSSSQPPSLQHRLHSPAAKSPTSARVPSRQVSNVVSTPHLPSLQCRLHSTSAKSPTSSPLPSRQVSSTPQPPSLQGHLHSPAAKSPTSAPVPRHQVSNVVSTPQPPSLQRRLHSTSAKSPKSSPNHVCQVSNIVSTPHLPSLQRRL, encoded by the coding sequence TCCACTCCCCAGCCACCAAGTCTCCAACGTCGTCTCCACTCCCAAGCTGCCAAGTCTCCAACATCGCCTCCACTCCCCAGCCGCCAAGTCTCCAACTTCGGCTCCAGTCCCCAGCCGCCAAGTCTCCAACATCGTCTCCACTCCACATCTGCGAAGTCTCCAAAGTCGTCTCCACTCCACATCTGCCAAGTCTCCAACGTCATCTCCACTCCCAAGCTGCCAAGTCTCCTCCACTCCCCAGCCGCCAAGTCTCCAACGTCGTCTCCCCTCCCCAGGCGCCAAGTCTCCAACGTCGCCTCCACTCTCCAGCCGCCAAGTCTCCAACGTCATCTCCACTCCCCAGCCGCCAAGTCTCCAACTTCAGCTCCAGTCCCCAGGCACCAAGTCTCCAACGTCGTCTCCACTCCACATCTGCGAAGTTTCAAACGTCATCTTTAGTCCCCAGGCACCAAGTCTCCAACGTTGTCTCCACTGCCATGCTGCCAAGTCTCCAACGTCGTCTCCACTCCCCAGCCGCCAAGTCTCCAACGTCGTCTCCACTCCACATCTGCCAAGTCTCCAAAGTCGTCTCCAAACCACATCTGCTAAGTCTCCAACGTTGTCTCCACTTCCCAGGCGCGAAGTCTCCAACGTCGTCTCTAGTTCCCAGCCGCCAAGTCTCCAACATCGCCTCCACTCCCCAGCCGCCAAGTCTCCAACTTCGGCTCGAGTCCCCAGCCGCCAAGTCTCCAACGTCGTCTCCACTCCACATCTGCCAAGTCTCCAATGTCGTCTCCACTCCACATCTGCCAAGTCTCCAACATCGTCTCCACTCCCAAGCCGCCAAGTCTCCTCCACTCCCCAGCCGCCAAGTCTCCAAGGTCACCTCCACTCCCCAGCCGCCAAGTCTCCAACTTCAGCTCCAGTCCCCAGGCACCAAGTCTCCAACGTCGTCTCCACTCCCCAGCCGCCAAGTCTCCAACGTCGTCTGCACTCCACATCTGCCAAGTCTCCAAAGTCGTCTCCAAACCACGTTTGCCAAGTCTCCAACATTGTCTCCACTCCACATCTGCCAAGTCTCCAACGTCGTCTCTAG